In the Thermomicrobiales bacterium genome, ACGCGGCCCGACAGTTTCGCAAGCACAAGCTGGCGGTTGCCGGTGTCTTCGTTCTGATATTCCTGATCGTCATAACGCTCATCGGGCCAGTCGTCTGGCCTCAGAACATGAAGACGATCGACTTCTCGAAAGCGACAATCGGTCCGGCGCTCGCCCACCCGATGGGAACCGACGACCTCGGCAGAGACCTGTTTGCCCGGGTTCTCTGGGGCGGGCGCATCTCGCTCGCCGTCGGTGTGACGGCGATGTTGGTGGCGATCCTCTTCGGCACCTTTATCGGCGCGATGTCGGGCTTCTTCGGTGGCTTCACCGATTCCGCGCTGATGCGGTTCACCGATATGTTCATCTCGCTGCCGACGCTGCCCTTGCTGCTGCTTGCGATGTATCTCTTCCGCGACTCGCTGATCCACAAGTTCGGGCAGACGCTTGGCCCGTTCCTGCTGCTGGTCTTCCTGATCGGTATCACGAACTGGATGCCGGTTGCCCGCCTCGTCCGCGCCTCCTTCCTCTCGCTGAAGGAGAAAGAGTTCATCGAGGCGGCCCACTGCATCGGCGCCAATCGTTCGTCAATCATCTTCAAGCACATCCTGCCGAACTCAATGGGGCCGGTGATTGTCGCAGCGACGCTGGCTGTTGGCTCGGCAATCATCAGCGAATCGACGCTGTCCTTCCTGGGCCTCGGCTTTCCGCCGGACGTGCCGACCTGGGGACAGTTGCTGAACACGTCGGTGAACTTCATGGAGATCGCGCCGCACATGGTCATCTTCCCGGCGATGTCGATCTTCCTCGCGGTTCTCTCGATCAACTACGTTGGTGATGGCTTGCGCGACGCACTCGACCCGCGCAAGACCACCGGCTAACCACCGCCAGGCGTGTGACACGATGCCGGACTGCCACCAGGCAGTCCGGCTCGTTACTTGTTTTCAGGGAACCAGCAACGCCGCCCGCGCACGTCTGCGGGCCGGCCGAACGGACGAGGGATATCGATTCATGGTTCGCGACTCACTTCATCCGTCGACGCCCCCCGCCGATTCCGCCGAGCGTCTCTCCGATCTCGGTGCATTGCGCGCGAAGCAGGCGCGTTCGCTCTGGTCGGACGCAGCGCGTCAGTTCCGTCGCCACCGACTGGCGATGGCCGGCGCGTTTACGTTGCTGTTCCTGACGCTTGCTTCGATCTTCGGCCCGATGATCTGGCACGGTAGCACCTGGATCAACTTCGAGTACTCGACACTTGGTGTCTCGTCCACCCACCCGATGGGCACGGATGACCTCGGTCGCGATGTGATGGCGCGCGTCCTCTGGGGCGGGCGGGTGTCGCTGTCGGTCGGGGTTGTCGCGATGCTGTTGTCGGTCATGATGGGCACGATGGTCGGCGCGCTGGCCGGCTACTTCGGCGGCTTCGCCGATTCCGCGTTGATGCGGCTGACCGATATGTTCATCTCGCTCCCGGATCTGCCGTTGCTATTGCTGACGATCTATCTCTTCCGCGATCCGCTCGCCCAACGCTTTGGCACGACCGTCGGCCCGTTCATGCTGATCGTCTCGCTCATCGGGATCACCAGCTGGATGTCGGTTGCTCGCCTGGTGCGCGCCTCGTTCCTCTCACTGAAGCAGAAGGAGTTCATCGAGGCGGCTCACTGCATCGGCGCGAACCAGACGACCGTGATCTTCAAGCACATCCTGCCGAATGCTATGGGTCCAGTGATCGTCGCTGCGACGCTGGCTGTCGGCTCGTCGATCATCACCGAGTCGACACTCTC is a window encoding:
- a CDS encoding ABC transporter permease is translated as MAEAPDAQIQGSPAAAILDAGRLGSRKPRSLWSDAARQFRKHKLAVAGVFVLIFLIVITLIGPVVWPQNMKTIDFSKATIGPALAHPMGTDDLGRDLFARVLWGGRISLAVGVTAMLVAILFGTFIGAMSGFFGGFTDSALMRFTDMFISLPTLPLLLLAMYLFRDSLIHKFGQTLGPFLLLVFLIGITNWMPVARLVRASFLSLKEKEFIEAAHCIGANRSSIIFKHILPNSMGPVIVAATLAVGSAIISESTLSFLGLGFPPDVPTWGQLLNTSVNFMEIAPHMVIFPAMSIFLAVLSINYVGDGLRDALDPRKTTG
- a CDS encoding ABC transporter permease, whose translation is MVRDSLHPSTPPADSAERLSDLGALRAKQARSLWSDAARQFRRHRLAMAGAFTLLFLTLASIFGPMIWHGSTWINFEYSTLGVSSTHPMGTDDLGRDVMARVLWGGRVSLSVGVVAMLLSVMMGTMVGALAGYFGGFADSALMRLTDMFISLPDLPLLLLTIYLFRDPLAQRFGTTVGPFMLIVSLIGITSWMSVARLVRASFLSLKQKEFIEAAHCIGANQTTVIFKHILPNAMGPVIVAATLAVGSSIITESTLSFLGLGFPPDVPTWGRLLNDSINFMEIAPHMVIFPAMMIFLAVLSINYVGDGLRDALDPRKSL